The proteins below are encoded in one region of Helianthus annuus cultivar XRQ/B chromosome 2, HanXRQr2.0-SUNRISE, whole genome shotgun sequence:
- the LOC110887766 gene encoding immune-associated nucleotide-binding protein 9, protein MGGCSVADDRKLASALTLVLVGKTRNGMFDLSANPEVIRKEIVSCLHMVKDGIHAVLVIFSICSRFSEDDQDVICSLVTLFGRKIYNYIVIVFTGGDELEEEEKSLDDFLCNCPESLKKILDLCGNRCVLFDNRTKNKVKITSQFQKLLSSYVNMLLEANDRKPYTSEIFVERKGVGIRSVKRKLDERDDEDVLVIPGLSNSDVARVDIEYECMALQEMVKSQQETIQDLSVELDEERNAASSAAMKPCL, encoded by the exons ATGGGAGGTTGTTCAGTTGCGGATGATCGGAAGCTTGCTTCTGCTTTAACTCTCGTTTTGGTTGGAAAAACTCGGAATG GGATGTTTGATTTATCTGCAAATCCTGAAGTTATTCGGAAGGAAATTGTCAGTTGCCTTCATATGGTCAAGGATGGTATTCATGCTGTTCTAGTTATTTTCTCTATTTGCAGTCGGTTTTCAGAGGACGACCAAGATGTAATTTGTAGTTTGGTTACTTTGTTTGGGAGAAAAATTTACAATTATATTGTAATTGTTTTTACGGGTGGAgatgaacttgaagaagaagaaaagagttTGGATGATTTTTTATGTAATTGTCCAGAATCATTGAAG AAAATTCTCGACCTCTGTGGAAATCGTTGTGTTCTTTTTGATAACAGGACGAAAAACAAAGTGAAAATAACCAGCCAGTTTCAAAAGCTTCTTTCTTCTTATGTGAACATGTTGTTGGAAGCAAATGACAGGAAGCCTTATACAAGTGAAATATTTGTCGAGCGGAAG GGGGTAGGGATTCGGTCGGTGAAGAGAAAGCTTGACGAAAGAGATGATGAGGATGTATTGGTCATACCTGGGCTTTCGAATTCTGATGTGGCTCGTGTCGACATTGAATATGAATGTATGGCTTTACAGGAAATGGTCAAAAGTCAACAGGAAACAATTCAGGATTTGTCGGTTGAGTTAGATGAAGAGAGAAATGCGGCCTCATCGGCTGCAATGAAGCCATGTCTATGA